From Lonchura striata isolate bLonStr1 chromosome 3, bLonStr1.mat, whole genome shotgun sequence, one genomic window encodes:
- the NRXN1 gene encoding neurexin-1 isoform X39, with translation MQVSICTTGIPTTDDILVASAECPSDDEDIDPCEPSSANPTRAGGGREYPGSSEVIRESSSTTGMVVGIVAAAALCILILLYAMYKYRNRDEGSYHVDESRNYISNSAQSNGAVIKEKQPNSAKSSNKNKKNKDKEYYV, from the exons ACTACAGATGACATCCTGGTGGCCTCAGCTGAATGTCCTAGCGATGATGAGGACATCGATCCCTGTGAGCCGAGCTCAG CAAACCCcaccagggcaggaggaggaagggagtaCCCCGGCTCGTCCGAGGTGATCCGTGAATCCAGCAGCACGACGGGCATGGTGGTTGGGAttgtggcggcggcggcgctgtgcatcctcatcctcctgtaTGCCATGTACAAGTACAGGAATCGAGACGAAGGGTCCTACCACGTGGATGAGAGTCGAAACTACATCAGTAACTCAGCACAATCCAACGGGGCTGTGATCAAGGAGAAACAGCCCAACAGCGCTAAAAGTTccaacaaaaacaagaaaaataaggatAAGGAGTACTATGTCTGA
- the NRXN1 gene encoding neurexin-1 isoform X36, whose product MDMRWHCENSQTTDDILVASAECPSDDEDIDPCEPSSGGLANPTRAGGGREYPGSSEVIRESSSTTGMVVGIVAAAALCILILLYAMYKYRNRDEGSYHVDESRNYISNSAQSNGAVIKEKQPNSAKSSNKNKKNKDKEYYV is encoded by the exons ACTACAGATGACATCCTGGTGGCCTCAGCTGAATGTCCTAGCGATGATGAGGACATCGATCCCTGTGAGCCGAGCTCAGGTGGGTTAG CAAACCCcaccagggcaggaggaggaagggagtaCCCCGGCTCGTCCGAGGTGATCCGTGAATCCAGCAGCACGACGGGCATGGTGGTTGGGAttgtggcggcggcggcgctgtgcatcctcatcctcctgtaTGCCATGTACAAGTACAGGAATCGAGACGAAGGGTCCTACCACGTGGATGAGAGTCGAAACTACATCAGTAACTCAGCACAATCCAACGGGGCTGTGATCAAGGAGAAACAGCCCAACAGCGCTAAAAGTTccaacaaaaacaagaaaaataaggatAAGGAGTACTATGTCTGA
- the NRXN1 gene encoding neurexin-1 isoform X38, with protein sequence MDMRWHCENSQTTDDILVASAECPSDDEDIDPCEPSSANPTRAGGGREYPGSSEVIRESSSTTGMVVGIVAAAALCILILLYAMYKYRNRDEGSYHVDESRNYISNSAQSNGAVIKEKQPNSAKSSNKNKKNKDKEYYV encoded by the exons ACTACAGATGACATCCTGGTGGCCTCAGCTGAATGTCCTAGCGATGATGAGGACATCGATCCCTGTGAGCCGAGCTCAG CAAACCCcaccagggcaggaggaggaagggagtaCCCCGGCTCGTCCGAGGTGATCCGTGAATCCAGCAGCACGACGGGCATGGTGGTTGGGAttgtggcggcggcggcgctgtgcatcctcatcctcctgtaTGCCATGTACAAGTACAGGAATCGAGACGAAGGGTCCTACCACGTGGATGAGAGTCGAAACTACATCAGTAACTCAGCACAATCCAACGGGGCTGTGATCAAGGAGAAACAGCCCAACAGCGCTAAAAGTTccaacaaaaacaagaaaaataaggatAAGGAGTACTATGTCTGA
- the NRXN1 gene encoding neurexin-1 isoform X37: MQVSICTTGIPTTDDILVASAECPSDDEDIDPCEPSSGGLANPTRAGGGREYPGSSEVIRESSSTTGMVVGIVAAAALCILILLYAMYKYRNRDEGSYHVDESRNYISNSAQSNGAVIKEKQPNSAKSSNKNKKNKDKEYYV, from the exons ACTACAGATGACATCCTGGTGGCCTCAGCTGAATGTCCTAGCGATGATGAGGACATCGATCCCTGTGAGCCGAGCTCAGGTGGGTTAG CAAACCCcaccagggcaggaggaggaagggagtaCCCCGGCTCGTCCGAGGTGATCCGTGAATCCAGCAGCACGACGGGCATGGTGGTTGGGAttgtggcggcggcggcgctgtgcatcctcatcctcctgtaTGCCATGTACAAGTACAGGAATCGAGACGAAGGGTCCTACCACGTGGATGAGAGTCGAAACTACATCAGTAACTCAGCACAATCCAACGGGGCTGTGATCAAGGAGAAACAGCCCAACAGCGCTAAAAGTTccaacaaaaacaagaaaaataaggatAAGGAGTACTATGTCTGA